TACGGCGATGTGACTCGCTCGACGGCGCTGGGTCACGCCCGCTCCGACGAGGAGACCTGGCGCGAGGTCGGCTTCGACGACGAATCCTTCCACACGTTCGTCGCGGTTGGCGACACCGTCTACGCCTTCACGCGCGTGCTCGAGGCCGAAGACAGCGTCGAGGAACCCTCGACTGACTCTCGGACATCGTCCGAGAACGACGCCTCGAGCGACGAGGCGGGGACAGTCACCTTCGAGCACATCGCGTTCAATCAGGACGACGAACCCGTCTATTCGGGGACGCGAACCGCGGAGATTCGAAAGCGTTCTAAATAACACGATCGAACATTACAAACGACCGCAGACAATCACGAACCCAGATACGAACACATGACTGACGACATTCGACTCTGCCGTACGTTCCAGACTGCACCGGCCGCCGTCCCGAAAGACGACTCGGCGAAGTATCTCACCTCCGCGCTCGAGGCGGAGGGGTTCCAGGCCCCCGACTGGCTCGTCCCCGACATGGAAGACGGGACGGCACCGGACATGAAAGCCGAGGGCCTCGAGAACACTATCGAGAAGGTTCCCCAGTACGATTTCCCCGGCGAAATCTGGCCCCGCGTCGAGTGGAGCTATGAGGACGAGGAATATTGCGAGAAGGGCCGCAATCAGATCGACCGCCTCGTCGGCGAACTCGGCGACGAGATCGATGGCGTCGTCGTCCCCAAGGTCGGTCGCCTCGCGGACGTCCAGCGCGCCGCCGAGGTCGTCGCCGAAGCAGAAGCCGAACACGGCTACGACGACGGCTCGATCGGCCTCTCGATCATCATCGAGACCGGTCGCGCTCGCTCGGATCTCCGCGAAATCTCCAAGTTCGGTGAGGACTCCCGACTCACCGCGCTCGTCTTCGGGCCCGTCGACTACGCTGCCGAACTCGGCGGCCGCGACCTCGGCGACGGCATGCCCCGCTGGGACGGCCTGCTCGAGGCCCTCTCAAACGAAGCCAGCGCGGGCGGCCTGCTCTCGATCGGCGGTCCCTTCGACGACCTGTTCAAGGAACGCGCCGGTCTGACCTACTACAACGCCGACGAGTACGCTGATCAGGTCGAACACGAAGCTCAACTGGGACTCGACGGCTCCTGGTCGCTGTACCCCAAACAGACCGTCCAGGCCAACACCGTCCACATGCCCACTCCCGAGGAACTCGAGCGCGACGTCCACAAGATCGAGCGCTTCAACGAGGCCAAACGCAAGGGCACCGGCGCAGTCACTATCGACGGCCAGATGGTCGACGAGGCCACCTTCAAGAACTTCCGAAACACGGTCCAACAGGTCCGCGCGATCGACGACATCCGACCCGCACAGACCGAGGACTACTACGACGCGGCCCTGCTCTCTCGAGCACGCGACCTCGAGCTATCATATCGCTGAAGGCTCGAGGCCGTACCGGTTCGGTTGACTGACTGATTTCGGTTTCGGCCCTGGTGAATCGCCGGACGGCGTTCGACTTTTTCACTCATCGAGCGGAAGGCCAGGCCGTCCAACGTTCACAGATAGTGCTGGATGTTCTTATATAAAATATATTGATATATCAGGGGCTATATCTTCGCCGGTCGAAAGTTCGTATCGACCTGGATGATCGGTGGAACTCGAGTCCGGCACGACGGTTCGAGACGGGCGTCTTGGGCGTCATACTCCGACAAGAGCGCGTTCTCGCCTCATACTCATTCTGACTACTGATTGTCATCCACCATTGACAAACGACCAACAATAATTTACTATGATCGTAAATACTAATAATGGGAGATGGTTGAGTACGACTCACATGGCGTATGTGCCGCTACAGGCGGTGGAGTTCTCGCATAGTCCATTAATCACGTTTATCATTGGCCTTATTGCAGTCATCGCGTTGCTGGTGTGGCTCGATCTTCCGGCGTTTGTCGGGCTGATCATGGCTGCGTTCACCGTCGGCGTCGTCAACACGGTCTTCGTCCCCGACTTCGGAGCAGCGGACGCCGGGTCTCGAGTCGCGGCCGCGTTCGGTGACAACATGGCCGGGATCGGTATTCCGATCCTGATGGCCGCAGTCATCGGCAAATCGATGCTCGAAAGCGGGGCGGCCCAGCGGATCGTTCGGGGCTTCCAGAACGTTCTCGGAGAGTCCAACTCGGACATCTCTCTGCTGGGGAGCAGTACCTTCCTCGCCGTCCCCGTCTTCTTCGACAGCGTCTTCTACCTCATGGCACCCCTCGCGCGTTCGATGCGAGCCCGTGTGGGTCGAGATTATACCCTGTTCCTCGTCGTCGTCGGGGCCGGTGCAGCGACCACGCACGTCTTCGTCCCCCCAACGCCGGGACCGCTTGCCGTCGCAGCGGAGATCGACACGGATCTGGGAATGACGATCGCCATCGGAATCGCTACTGCGATCCCAGCGGCGATCCTCGCTGGCCTCGTCTATGGCCGATGGATCAACGCCAGGCTCGATATCCCGCTTCGTGACACCATGTCGACGACGACCGAAGAACTCGAGGATGTCGCCGACAAACCGACGAGCACCCTGCCGGGCATGCTCGAGGCCTCGGCACCGATTATTCTGGCTGTCGTCCTCATCGCGTCGCTGACCATCGTCGAGGGATTCGGGGACGTCTTGCCGTCGCTCGAAGCGATTCGACCGATCACCGCCTTCCTCGGGGACAAGAACGTCGCACTTACGGTCGCCGCCCTCGCCGCGGCGTACTCCTTCAGGCGACACAACGACCTCTCCCGTAGCGAGTGGGCCGACGAGCTTACGGAGGCGCTGAAAAGCGGTGGGAACATCGCTGCCATCACCGCCGCCGGTGGTGCCTTCGGTGCTCTCCTTGCGGCCTCGGGGATCGGTGACTATCTCGCAGGAGCCCTCGAGGGCGTCGGTATCGGCCTGCTGGTCACCGCCTGGCTCATCGCCGCGATCGTTCGCATCGCGCAGGGATCGGCGACGGCCGCGATGCTGACGGCCGCCGGTATCATGGCCCCGCTCACTAGCCAACTCGGCGTCCACCCCGCCTACCTCGTGATGGTGATCGGTGCGGGTGCCAACATCTTCTCGTGGTACAACGACTCCGGCTTCTGGCTGGTAAAGGAGATCGGCGGCCTAACGCAGGCCGAGACACTCCAGACGTGGACTGTCTTGACGACGATCATCTCCATCTCGGGGCTGCTAACGACCCTAATCTTCTCGACGCTCTTCCCCTACCCGATCGAGCAACTCGGAGCGGTTCTTCCGCTTTAACGCTCTCTTTTCACTATTTAGTGCTCAGTGTCTCGTCTCAGCTTCCCAAGCCGTCCGGACTGATCGACCACCGCGATGGCGCGCGCTGTTGGCCGGCTGAGCGAAAGCGAAGCCGGCCGACAACAGTGTGTGAGGTCTTCGCGAGTAGCACGAGCGAATGGCTCGGAAGACGCACCGCGTCTTCCGGTGGATGAGTGAGCGAGCATAGCGAGCGAACGTTAGCGCGGAACCGGAGGTTCCGCGAACCATGCGAACGGCGGCAGAGCCGCCGTGAGCAGAAATCGGTTGGGGAGGGCGTGGCGATTCCTTGTTGCCACGATAGCAGGCTAGCGATTTCGATCACGGTATCAGATCTTGTCTGATCTGTTCTTCCCGTTGCTATTCGAATGTTATCAAAAACCGTGAGAAGTAGTACGGATGGCCTCGCTGTCGCTCATGGAACTGTTCGCAATAGCAACGGTGGGGATGGGATCTGAACCACCTGAACGTTGGTCGCGGTGCTCCCTCGTTCCGTAGTTCAAATCCCACCGTTTCCGCTTCGCTCCTCACGTCCGTTCGTCACAGAAGCGGTGGGGATGGGATTTGAACCCATGAGGCTTGACAGCCACCTGCTCTCAAGGCAGGCGCGTTGGGCCGCTCTGCCACCCCACCTCACCTGTACGTTCTCCGCACGTTCAAAAAGGGTTGTCGGTCTATTCGCGCTCGAGTGCACCATCGGTTCCGACAGTAATCCCCAACTCATCTACGAGTACAGCCGTCGCCTCGGCTCCCGGCCGTTCGGCCGCCTGCCGGGCCTCGAGCCCGGCGACAGTCGCTCGTAGCCCGGCCGGCGTCGCCACGGTGGGAAGCATGGGCGCGAAGCCGACGCTGAGGCCGGCATCCGCCGCTCGGCTGGCGAGCGTCGAGAGTTCTGGCATCGCGTACGCGTCCGTGAAATCGATCGGCTCCGCAAAGCCCGCGAAATAGGTGCTCCCCTCAGTAGACGGACCCAGCACGACCTCGTGACGCCGGAGCGACATCGCCGCCCCGTCGATTTGCGTTCGATCGACCAGCGGAACCGTCGGCTCGAGCACCCCCACGCTCTGGGCATCCTCTCGCTCGAGCAGGTGCGTGACGGTGTTGCCCACGCGAGCGGCGCGGCTCGAGCCGACCTGCCGTTCGAAGCGAACGTCCGTCTCGTCGCCGAGTGCGTCGAGGGCGAGCGCCCGAACCTCGGCTTCGGGGTCGCCGTCCGCGTACGCGTCGGGGAGCGTCTCCGCGTCGCGGTAGTTGAGCAGGAGGTCGCCACCACTCGAGGCGACGGCCCAGCAGACGTCGGCGACGGCGGCCTCGTAGAGCGACACGGCCTCGGCTTCGGTCAGCGGTGATCCGTCGGCGAGCGACGAGAGGACGAGCCCGTCTCGCGGCGGATCGACCGGAACGACGACGATCATACCTATGCTCCGAGCGCGCGGTCCTTGAACGCGGCGCTTCCGGGGGTCGAGCGGCCGAACGTCGATGCAGAATGAAGATGAATTATAACGGTGTAACGTCTCCGGTTCAGTATGGACCAACGGTCAATCGCCGGACTGCTTGCGATGCTCGTGATCGCCGCGCTGGCGGTCCTCGGCGTGTACGGATTCAGCACTGGGTATCTGGTCAACTCCCCGGGAGACTTCTTCGCCCCGACGATCGGCGTGCTCGCCGTCGCGGTCCTCGCCGTCGGGGCGTTAATCGCCTCGGGCGTCGGCTCGAAACGCTGGCGCGAGAACCCGTACTGGTAACCGCTTGCGGTCAGCGCCGAGTCCTTACCGCTCCTGCCGTCCCTTCGTCTGCCGATAGTCCGACGCCATCAGTTCCGCAAACGCCTCGAGCCACGCCTGCGTCTGGTCGTCCGTCTGCTCCCGCGGGTCGATCATGGGAACGAGTTCGAACCCGCGGCCCCGAATCCGCGTCGCATGGTCGTCGGGGAGCACGAGGTCATCGACCGGCGTCGTCGTGTACTCGACGCCGAGTTCGGTCAGCGCGCGCTCGCCGATGGGGACGAGAATTTCGGGGTTGATCATCCGGATCTCGGCGCTGAGATAGGGCTCGCAGTTGCCAATCTCCTCGTCGGACGGCCGCCGGTCGGGGTCGCGACAGCGCGTGAGATTCGTCAGGTAGACGTTCTCGAGGGCGGGCTCCCCGGCCGGCGAGGTCACGTCACAGAGGCCGAGGCGCTCGAGCATCCGTCGCAGCCCGCCGTCGCCGTCGCTGCCGCCCGCGCCGGCAAAGGGGACGCCGGTCTCGTCCGCCCGCGCCGTCGGTCGCTCGCCGACGAACAGGAAGTCCGCACCGACATCGCCGTAGCCGTGGACGACCTGCGTGCGTGTCTCACAGAGCGCCGGACAGTTCCGACACTCCTCGTCCATACCGTAGGGGTTCGCTCGAGACCGTTGATTCGCGTCCACACTCGCATCTCGAGGGGCAGACGCAAAAGCGACGCGCCCGAGCCGGCTCCGCTCGAACGTCGGTCGACACCTGTCCGCCTCGAGACGGCGGTAATGCTGGCAAGGAACGTCCGGCAAAAAGCGCAGTATCGCCGTTTCAGGGCCGATCTACCGGCGGTGTGTTCACTTCTTGGACTGGGCAGCCTCGATCCAGTCGCTCGCTCGGTCGTCCGAGATTTCCGCCACCTCGGCGACGATATCCGCGTGTGCATCGGCGAGATCGGCAACGGTCTCGATGCCCGCATCGGCGAGTCGATCGGCATACGTCTGGCCGACGCCCTCGAGGGTCTGGAGGTTCTGCTGTACCGCGTCGACTTCCTGTTCGGTCGCCGTTTCGATCGCACTCGTCGTTTCGTCGGCGATATCTTCGGTCGCTTCGGCGGCCTCACCAACCAGGTCTTGTGCGCCTCGCTGGGTCGTTTCGGCGACCGCTTCAGTCTGTCTCTGGGACGTCCGGACAGCGGATTCGGTCCGTTTCTGGGCCGTTTTTGCCATGTCTTCAGTTTGCTGTTGGACGGTTTCAGCCGCGTCTTCGGCGCGGCGGACGCCTTCGACGGTCTGCTGTTCGGTCTCTCGCTGTGCTTCGAGCATCGATTCGGTCGAGTCCACGAGCAGCTGTCGTTGCTGATCGGTTAGCTCGTCGACCGCATCGATAAACTCCGCTTCGAACTCGTTCCAGGCTTCGCTCTGGGTTTGTTCGAACTCCCCAAATTGCTCGTCGACGGTCGACCGGACGTCGAATCCGTTCCCGTCAAGCGCCGACTCGAGAGCATCGAACTGAGCATGAAGGAGCTGCTGAAACAGATCCGTCGACTGTTCGAACTGTTCGTTTAGCATGTGTTGGGTTTGTGCCGCCCCGTCCTCGAACTGTTCGTCGACCGTCGACCGAATATCATACTCGTCCTCGTCGAGTGCCGACTCGAACGCATCGAATTGTGCGTCGAGGAACTCGCGGACGAGTTCGGTTCCCTGCCGCTGAGCGCTTCGCTGGGCCGCGAATCCGTTCCGAAGGAACGTCTCGGTGGCGTTCTCCTGGAGCTCGAGGCCTTGCTCGAACAGTTTTCGGCTCTGCGTGATCGACTGGCGTTGCAACTCGAACGTCGCTTCGATGGGGGTCGTCGCGTCAGTCATGGTTTCTGAGAGCAGTGACGAGCGTCGTTGAGTCCCGTCGCCGCCAATCAGACGAACAGTGACTAGTGGGATATATCCTGACCCTAAATGGTTTTAGATGGTCTCTGATACCACTCTACGGTTCGGCGGTGTCGCAGATCAGAGAGGCAACTCGAGGACCGTGAACACAGACGGGGACGTTCGATTGGACCGACGAGTGCCGGAACCGGGGATACCGATGCCGGTTCAGCGATCGAGGCCGCCGCGCTCGGTGACCTCGAGAATGAACTTCACGTTGCGGACGATTTCCTCGGGCGAGGTGTCTTCGTCCTCGTCGTAGAGGTCGCTGGTCCGATACAGGATGTTCGCGAGCTGTTTGCTCTCGCTGGTGTCTCCGCGGACGTCGTCAGCGATCTCGCGGAGGCGTTCGACGCGTTCGGGGTCCGGATCGAATCCGGTAGCAGGTTCAGTGCCATCGTCCGCTTCGGTCCCGTTCTCCTCCCCGTTTCCGCCGTTACCGCCGGTACTCATCGATCGGGAGAAGCGGCCTCGCTGCGTCGGCTCTGGGAGATTCCCTGCCGGTGGACGATCCCGGTATTGTTGGCGACGTTCTCGGTGATCGTTCGCAGGGCGTCGCTGGTGCCATCATTATCTTTGAGGACCGTCGGCTTGCCGCCGTCGCCGCCCTCGCGGACGGCCGGATCGAGCGGGATCGAGCCGAGGAACGGGAGTTCGTGTTCCTCGGCAAAGTCTTCGCCGCCACCGGAGCCGAAGATGTCGTGTTCACCGCCGCAGTCGGGGCAGGCAAAGGTTGACATGTTCTCGGCGATGCCCAGCACGACGGTGTCGTGTTTGGCGAACATCTCGAGGCCCTTGCGAGCGTCGTCCAGCGCGACGTCCTGGGGTGTCGTGACGATGACCGCGCCGGTGACGGGCATGGTCTGGAGCATCGTCAGCTGGGTGTCGCCGGTGCCCGGCGGGAGGTCAACGACGAGGTAGTCCAGATGCCCCCACTCGACGTCCTCAGTCAACTGGGTGATGACCTTGTGGACCATCGGACCGCGCCAGATGACGGGGTCGTCCTCGCCGGTGAGGAAGGCCATGCTCATGAGCTTCACGCCGTACTTCTCGGGCGGAACGAGCGTCTCGTCCTCGGTGGCCATCGGCGGCTCGTCGGCGTCGACCATCCGCGGGACGTTCGGTCCGTAGACGTCGGCGTCGAACAGGCCGACCCGGGCCCCGAGTTGCGAGAGGCCAGCGGCGAGGTTGACCGCGACGGTCGACTTGCCGACGCCACCCTTCCCGGAGGCGACGGCGATAACATTCTTGACGTTCGGGAGGACCTGTTCCTCGCTGGTGAGATCGTCGCGATCGGGCACGCTCGCGGTCAGATCCGCCTCGAGGCCCTCATCGGTGAGTACCTCGCGGACCTCGGCAGCGATGTTGCTCTCGCTCGGCGAGTAGGGGGCACCCAAGGCG
This genomic stretch from Natrinema sp. SYSU A 869 harbors:
- the citE gene encoding L-malyl-CoA/beta-methylmalyl-CoA lyase, giving the protein MTDDIRLCRTFQTAPAAVPKDDSAKYLTSALEAEGFQAPDWLVPDMEDGTAPDMKAEGLENTIEKVPQYDFPGEIWPRVEWSYEDEEYCEKGRNQIDRLVGELGDEIDGVVVPKVGRLADVQRAAEVVAEAEAEHGYDDGSIGLSIIIETGRARSDLREISKFGEDSRLTALVFGPVDYAAELGGRDLGDGMPRWDGLLEALSNEASAGGLLSIGGPFDDLFKERAGLTYYNADEYADQVEHEAQLGLDGSWSLYPKQTVQANTVHMPTPEELERDVHKIERFNEAKRKGTGAVTIDGQMVDEATFKNFRNTVQQVRAIDDIRPAQTEDYYDAALLSRARDLELSYR
- a CDS encoding SLC13 family permease, translated to MAYVPLQAVEFSHSPLITFIIGLIAVIALLVWLDLPAFVGLIMAAFTVGVVNTVFVPDFGAADAGSRVAAAFGDNMAGIGIPILMAAVIGKSMLESGAAQRIVRGFQNVLGESNSDISLLGSSTFLAVPVFFDSVFYLMAPLARSMRARVGRDYTLFLVVVGAGAATTHVFVPPTPGPLAVAAEIDTDLGMTIAIGIATAIPAAILAGLVYGRWINARLDIPLRDTMSTTTEELEDVADKPTSTLPGMLEASAPIILAVVLIASLTIVEGFGDVLPSLEAIRPITAFLGDKNVALTVAALAAAYSFRRHNDLSRSEWADELTEALKSGGNIAAITAAGGAFGALLAASGIGDYLAGALEGVGIGLLVTAWLIAAIVRIAQGSATAAMLTAAGIMAPLTSQLGVHPAYLVMVIGAGANIFSWYNDSGFWLVKEIGGLTQAETLQTWTVLTTIISISGLLTTLIFSTLFPYPIEQLGAVLPL
- a CDS encoding uracil-DNA glycosylase; amino-acid sequence: MDEECRNCPALCETRTQVVHGYGDVGADFLFVGERPTARADETGVPFAGAGGSDGDGGLRRMLERLGLCDVTSPAGEPALENVYLTNLTRCRDPDRRPSDEEIGNCEPYLSAEIRMINPEILVPIGERALTELGVEYTTTPVDDLVLPDDHATRIRGRGFELVPMIDPREQTDDQTQAWLEAFAELMASDYRQTKGRQER
- a CDS encoding helix-hairpin-helix domain-containing protein; the encoded protein is MTDATTPIEATFELQRQSITQSRKLFEQGLELQENATETFLRNGFAAQRSAQRQGTELVREFLDAQFDAFESALDEDEYDIRSTVDEQFEDGAAQTQHMLNEQFEQSTDLFQQLLHAQFDALESALDGNGFDVRSTVDEQFGEFEQTQSEAWNEFEAEFIDAVDELTDQQRQLLVDSTESMLEAQRETEQQTVEGVRRAEDAAETVQQQTEDMAKTAQKRTESAVRTSQRQTEAVAETTQRGAQDLVGEAAEATEDIADETTSAIETATEQEVDAVQQNLQTLEGVGQTYADRLADAGIETVADLADAHADIVAEVAEISDDRASDWIEAAQSKK
- a CDS encoding Mrp/NBP35 family ATP-binding protein — its product is MDEAAVRDRLRTVEDPELGDDIVSLGLVNDITVDGDQVEIDLALGAPYSPSESNIAAEVREVLTDEGLEADLTASVPDRDDLTSEEQVLPNVKNVIAVASGKGGVGKSTVAVNLAAGLSQLGARVGLFDADVYGPNVPRMVDADEPPMATEDETLVPPEKYGVKLMSMAFLTGEDDPVIWRGPMVHKVITQLTEDVEWGHLDYLVVDLPPGTGDTQLTMLQTMPVTGAVIVTTPQDVALDDARKGLEMFAKHDTVVLGIAENMSTFACPDCGGEHDIFGSGGGEDFAEEHELPFLGSIPLDPAVREGGDGGKPTVLKDNDGTSDALRTITENVANNTGIVHRQGISQSRRSEAASPDR